The genomic DNA TTGTTCGGCGCGATGTTCTATTGTGTTATACCGAACGCCGTCATTGTGGAGCATTATGCAAGCGGCAGCAGTACTGAGTGTAATTTGAGAGCTTTAGTATAGAGAAAAGCAGCAAGCGCAAGCAATACGCTGGCACAACACGAACTCTTACGCACGTGCACTTTTTTCGGCTTAAGGCGTTCACCGCTAAGACATGGCATGATTCCGCATACGTATAGGGCAAAACGATGGCGCCTGAAGAAGTGAGAGCCGTCCGCTTCACGTATTTAGAGCCATCGGTCGAACTAGGCTACGAATTCGATTTATTCACCTCTAATGCTGGTATTTATTTATATTTGAGTAATGGTTAGGCTTGCGTGAAAAGTAAGTTTTAGAACCGAATCAAATGCGAATCTACTACCTCTGGTAATATAATGCTGTTATGCCACATTCAGACTTCAGaaccaaagagaaaaagaaaacgctagATATACCGGAAAATCACGCCCCTGCAGGTCGGAAACGTCCACTTTCATTCTGCCGTTACATGCCATCAACAACACTGCCTTTTCCACTGAGAATTCATTCCATTTTGCCCATTTCCTCAGCGCTAAGTTTCATACCTAATTCTAGTTATGAGtgaaaagcactgaaaataaacacCTTGAATCTTTTGGAACGTTGTTTCGGAGAGATACGCTGCAAAAACCATCTGAGCAAACACCCTGGCAGCGGCGGCAGTGGCATCAGCCAGCTGTGCAAAAGCGAGACACATTAGGGCATGCTGACTCGCGACTGCAGCACCTTCTACTTCCAGTGTTCTGAGCTGTCGTAACCCTGACCAGGCTGTCAATGAACGCGTCCTTGTCGAGGCAGGGAGCTTTGTCGTGCTCTATGGGTAGTTTGCAATTGCACAAATGCGAGCCGCCAGCGTCGCCTTAGCCGCCATGTTGAAATTGCGGCCAGATATCACGTGGTTTTAGCTAGTGGAGCCAaagcgtcacccccggaagcttttccgAGGGTGACGGCCAAAGCCGTGAAGCGGAAAGACGATCTGCTGTCGCGTGGCGGAAAAATTGGTCTCTGACTAATTTTTTTCACTCTAGTTTCtcggcgtggttttccggccgcttagGTGGGGAAGGGAGTGAATTTGCAGCATGTTATGCCGCTTTAACTGCCTTCGAGGCCAAGTGCACTTTTAGATAGCTCGTATTGGAGAAACTTGAGTGTCAGTGTCATTGGACGTAAACAAAACTTCAGCGTTGTTCATGACCAAAAATTCGAGGAAGATGCAGACGAGACGGACTAAGAATCTTTAGTTCGACTGATAAGTGAACCCAGGCTTTGTGCttagcaagcaggtgttctaccacacagccgtGCTATGCCTTAAAacgtcttcaaaaaaaaaaaaaaactacaggccatctccccgaaggaaaccctgataagatgcgaagcagcagtagTGCGCACGGTGTTGACCCTGTTGAAACGAGCGTTCATGTGCGTGctagaagaacggtttgaagcgaaacttggtgtagcgtttactcgagtaaacgtttgttcgaaacgcaaagacacgggaggtgggacgcgttgaagacgcttgcgctcagcttccttggctcgcaTCTCGTCGATGTTACCCGCacgccatctgcattctcgaacgcgaccgatgttcttgactcgcacctcgtcgctGTCACTGGTCTTCCACTGCGGACACTTGCGTTTGGCTTCCCTCtagcgcctcgtcggtgttgacgtcacATTTCATGAACGCGATAGGCTTCACTAACCCTCGTAACGCCGCGACAGCAGGGGAAGGTATGCGCACACTAGCaggaagcatgccgcgacggcgCCCCGCCCGTCGCTGTGATCGCGCGACAAGCAGAGGCGCGCGGCGTGCACGCTCTCAACATCGTAGCCGTGGCGAGATTTTCGAGGCGCGTGCAGCGCGCGCACCTCGAAAAGCTTACGGCTTCTTCTCACCGACAGATGGAGAGAATTAGCgagggtgagatgatgcccacgtgagaagCAGGCCCGAGCGATGGAGAGGTTACAGCGAGAGATAGAGCTGAGACGCGGTGAGCACGTGGCAAGTGAGGGAGAGcgacgtcaccgcgcactgctaAAATGACGTGAGCTACTTGGCCCCGCTCCAACCCCTGCGACGAGAGAGTGGTGcgaacggagggacagcgttacacaagctaCTCAAAGAGCTGCGTCGCACCTGAAAGCTCTGTATGAATGCCATGCAGTATTGTCATGTAATACTCCCGGCATGATGGTCTTGTCGTTACGatgctcgactgctgaaccgGAGGTTGCTGAAGGAAATTACGGCCACAGTGGCCACATAtttgacggaggcggaaatgctcgaGCCCCGTGTACTTGGTGTGCACGTTTCGAAATCCCCGGCAGTCAATACTTTCGCAGCTCTTCACTTCAGTGTATGTGATATGATATCGTAGTTTTGGAATGTTCGACCCCTATCAATTATGCCATGTATCAACGAGCGTAACATTGCGTGGCAGTAGCGTAAAATTAGGCCTGGTGTAAAAACACGTCAGTTGCGCGACAAGTGGGTGTTCCAAAGGCCCACCTCTTAATAACTTATGACGCATATTCAATCATCATTAGTAGCAAAAACATCAACAAAGTGACAAGCTGCGTAGACTTGCGTGTTCCCTTGTGGACGTGTACTGACACTGCACTGATTAAAAAACGGAAGagttatggcgtagtgggcactccGAAACTGTACTTGCAGCAGGCATTCTATAATTATTTGAAACAGCTGATGTTACGCGCCGTTAAGTTCGTTTTTTTTCGCGGGAcattgaggcatgcaccgagaagtGAAGAAAGGCTAAAAACTGAATATGTGATGTGCACGGGGCCCAGTTACGCGATCGCGTTccaccgtcacccccggaaaatcttttcaggcctgcgcccagcaatctgacgtcatttccggccggccgactctcggggaagccacagcggcagcgagcgcagtgcgggcggcggtggtgacggttcggcggcgtggtgttgacggtgtttcgcgtttgttgctttccgttgttgttttgcggcaatttcgtttccgtgcgtgatgctggagtgatgcgacaatgccgaataagtgttgtgtacccggatgcaccggcaactacaaaacaggaaagaagatacaagtgttttccttccctaaagacgccgacgctctcaaacaatggctacgcgccattcctaggaaggacttcgtgccgacttcgtgcactaaggtaagaatttgagatgctcctgttcttagcttgtcgttgcttgttcgggtagaaatcacctatgatgggaaatacttgagcgtgtggccgccgggcctcgcgaagcgctgacgccagcagcgttcgcagcaaggatggtcagctgcgctttgttcactaacagtgccgtggtgtcgtccattcttgcaagctctcggtggaagcgcttcgtggagtgcggtgacatcacgctcccgcgtttcctttcatgttgcttgtaccgcttagcgcagcgcttttatttagatgcttgcgaaacgtaggtagactttgttttagctacacggactgtaaacgcggtcatgcaaacgggagcgcatttttttcttttgagaagtggcgtctcagacgttcttgaaacgtttgtgcaggtgtgcgcggatcatttcgacgcttcatgcatcgagaagacgacatcgtacacggatccaaggactgggagagttattgaagttgcactcccagtaccacggttgcgtcctggatctgtcccaacggtatttcccggctgtccgtcctacctttCAGTACGAGacaagagcacgagagaaacccctgacgccaagaggagccgacaagaagcctcccaactcgcccgtgctgtagaagagtcgctggcgtcatatgaagcggagcaagaacgagaccggttttcgtccctcgaagaactaagggctcgcctgcaaggggtgtcagtgtctccgaagtggactgtgattcataaagaagagtgctccatgtttttgaacattatcgactatcgtgaaccttgtttgaatgcgtcattgaccgtgtttgcaaaccttgaagtctttgcctgctatcaaggttcaccaatcaagaaccttggtagcgctgttgtaccagactcagttcaaaaagtaagttccttgttggaaattttgaacaacctgtcgatgctgtctgaggagcgctgcacttatcgccacctggctcaagcaatacattcccttctggacaaattggaagccagcattgatgaaggcaagaaagagacggtgaactttatgaaggagcagctactactcctttctgcaaagcgcattcagtatagcgcacaggtgatggtctttgcatgcatcttgcgtacaatatcaccacatgcctacaagttcctgagaagcacaggtgcactaactttgccccacccaagcactattagaaaagtgtgctcgtctattcaaatgtgcccacaagttgattcttctgacgacactttccttcagtatgtgtctcagagattcaaacatctgcaggcacatgaacacactgtgacgctgatgcttGATGAGATTTATATCAAACCTTGTTTAGATTACAAAGGTGGGAACATATGTGGTGCAGCAGTTAACTCCAACGAAGCAGCCACATCGGTGCACGTGTTTATGATACAAAGTTTGCTGAGCGCATTCAAGGAGGTGGCGCACATTCTTCCGGTAAAAACCTTACAGGGTGAAGATCTTCATTGCATgctgaagaaggtgatcttgggcttagaagaaattggatacagggtcatagccgttgtctgtgacaataactcgctgaacaggaaggcaatgaagatgtttctgccagaaccaaagcttagccctgtttacccgcatccggcagacccagatcggccgttattttacgtggtggatgctgtgcatctatttaaatgcataagaaataactggctcaaccagaaaaatgctggaacttgctttttctacccacgcttcgagctttcgaacaatgaagttcatcccgaatgcaagatgactgcttcatttaagcatttgagagatttgcataaaggggagtcacccctgcttctgaagtctgggtatggcttgacgtcaaaagctctaaatccaagcagctttgaacgacaggacgtcaaactcgtactgcaggtttttaatccatacgtagccgaagccctggccgctcgcaagggtcatactgattttcaacatgctacagcaaccgccgagttcatcaaaataattcttcgttggtggagcattgtcaatgtaaagacacctagtaagggcttccatcaccgtaatgtttacgaagagcccatgtcaaaccacacagatgacccaaaggcaagctttctaagcgcttttatcacatggctcgatgtgtgggaattttataggcacgacaccggagtacttacccaggagacattgagtgccttgaggctctctgctcaatcccttttggcattggtgaagtactgcgttagtgagcttcactttaagtatattctgctagggaaagtccagacggataccctcgagagtcgctttggacagtacaggcagatggctggtgggcagtatcacatatctgttcgccagctttgcgaaaccgagggaaggattcgccttcaaaatgcccttccaaggatgagcaacgatgaactcagaggcatcgaagagacggacagtgtcagggatgcgggcacttcttttagtgttcatgttagcgatgctgaccttgaTGAGCTCAGAGCACAAATGCCGGTGATTGGTTATGTTGGTGGGTATTGTGCACACGCTGCAATGAAAGTTCTCAAGTGTGAAAGCTGCCAGAGGCAATTGGTCGTTACCCGAAATACGGCCGAAACAGGAGAGGacacccattctttaatcgcacaactggatcggggtggcctcaaatttccttctgctcttGTAATCACAGTAGTTATGTACACAGAGGTTGTAGTTAGAAAGCTCATGACGGAAAGTACCTCTACCCAGTTTCTCCATGGGCTGAACCAAAAGAATGTCGTTCGGCAACTTACACTGGACTCTCTGCCAAGGCTTGAGGACATAGATACGTGTGAAAACGGGCACACCTACGAGCTCCTCATCACATTGGTTGCAAACTGTGCAGCAAATATAATGCTCAACAActtgtgcaagcaaaggaacgatcttttacgcattgaaaaagatcagaaggcgaaaaatagaaaggcccgaatttttcttggaaagtaattttccaagtgtcgcgtctttctcttcacatttattcttgtgaaactgcacagagtgtatttgattgcatgtcatgacttgatttccttggtatacttctgccttatgtaaaatgagcgttgtttccagttttgtatctctttacaagttgttagcttttaaaagtgctgtacttttttctttttttttaactcgaactgcctcggtgcctactgtagcagttgtacagtccgttttggtacctaagctgtgtacactttccttgtgcactctgtgtacagacatgttgtgcactgtgatttgttttttcttagatttttgtttgattttttccctaggacatgcacctacctgtggcagtacaattacttttctttctgtcatttatcatgctgtggaccacaatttagtcaccagtgttcttatgtattgtattttttggcaagtgttagaacctgataccttgtgttgctactgctactatgataaacgaatggtatgttttcctctaacgtacaatttaaatgaaagtgtgctttttctgttccaaagctcggggatgtttttgctgttacaatctgttttgttttgagttttatgtggcaagatattgtgttttgtacttttggcatattttcagcattaagggcaacaccttgtgttgcctgtcgtctgcctggaccgagaacaatgcgcactgtgatatttgtacagacggcgtctggctgtgataaataaatatgcattattccattcacgatattcattatttcttgataccttgataagttccccaaccgcggtggctcagtggctaaggcgtagcgctgctgagcactagggcgcggtttcgataccaggctgcggcggccgcatttctgatggaggcgaaaagcaaaaacgcccgtgtgtacgagatttcggcacacaataaagattcccaggtagtcaaacttgatcctgagccctcccctacggcgcgcttcatcgcctgcgttgcgtcggcgcgttaaaccatacaatcaatcgataccttgataaatcgtgcggacatggtgtcaaggcacctcgcccgagtcggtaggcgtgaagggcgctcgcggctggcgcagccacccagcgaagggcggccggccggccggcgcgatgtgacgtcgtcgacgtcacgtcacgtgacgcgcaggcctgaaaagcttccgggggtgacggttccACTCGGGCAAGCTTAGCTCAACAAGCGGAACATACTAAATATTTCGCTACTGCAGGTTGAAATATAGAAGTGATAATAGAGACATTTAAGGTGACACGTCGTCAACAATGTTTAAATagatatgatatatatatatatatatatatatatatatatatatatatatatatatatatatatatatatatatatatatatatatatatatatcagagaaTATTCATTAGCTAGCATCACCTTCACTGTAATTATCAATATAGTCAAAGACTGTCGCTTCGGTGGCCCTGCTGCTTTGGGCAAGACGCCTTCATCCTGTAATAAATATAGcttcacggggtcatgacgttcAAGAAGGCGGCAGTTGGCCGGTGTATTAGAAGGATCATTTAACAGCGAAGCCATTTCTTAAGGCTTTCATGTCGGCTGTCGGCGTCAAGTTTTTCCTTTCTCCATGGTCGGCGTAGAGCTCATCACGAGGCCTCGTAGTGTGGAGAGAGTGAGCCTTAGAAACAAAATGGCCGAACGCACGTTTTGTGAGAATCGTCAAAAATGTGAAGCATGAATGAAGAAAGCTGTTATATGTCACTTTATTATCAGCATAAAGTTACGAGGCGGacttaaattatgccgtacataacttccatcacatgattatcatgtttgcatgtgtcatttaccttcgccgtctattcacgtcatgtgataccaattttagtatcacgtgatgatatctggagccagcaaaacggccgcgagcacgctatgagcttagcatgtagtcatgttttacaccacgagcatgtcaggattatcatgtttggtggTGTCATTTATCGTAGTCGTCTATCCACGTCAAGCGATACGAAATTTGGTAGATATAGACCTTGCgagatggccgcgagcacgctatgagcgtagcatgtaatcatgttttacatatgtcacgcatatgatgattatcatgtttggacatgtcatttaccttcgtcgtctattcacgtcacctgctaccaaattcggtataagtagAGCTAGCTTAACGGCTACGAgcgcgctgtgagcgtagcatgtagtaatgttttacatgaga from Rhipicephalus microplus isolate Deutch F79 unplaced genomic scaffold, USDA_Rmic scaffold_15, whole genome shotgun sequence includes the following:
- the LOC142784719 gene encoding uncharacterized protein LOC142784719 — translated: MPNKCCVPGCTGNYKTGKKIQVFSFPKDADALKQWLRAIPRKDFVPTSCTKVCADHFDASCIEKTTSYTDPRTGRVIEVALPVPRLRPGSVPTVFPGCPSYLSVRDKSTRETPDAKRSRQEASQLARAVEESLASYEAEQERDRFSSLEELRARLQGVSVSPKWTVIHKEECSMFLNIIDYREPCLNASLTVFANLEVFACYQGSPIKNLGSAVVPDSVQKVSSLLEILNNLSMLSEERCTYRHLAQAIHSLLDKLEASIDEGKKETVNFMKEQLLLLSAKRIQYSAQVMVFACILRTISPHAYKFLRSTGALTLPHPSTIRKVCSSIQMCPQVDSSDDTFLQYVSQRFKHLQAHEHTVTLMLDEIYIKPCLDYKGGNICGAAVNSNEAATSVHVFMIQSLLSAFKEVAHILPVKTLQGEDLHCMLKKVILGLEEIGYRVIAVVCDNNSLNRKAMKMFLPEPKLSPVYPHPADPDRPLFYVVDAVHLFKCIRNNWLNQKNAGTCFFYPRFELSNNEVHPECKMTASFKHLRDLHKGESPLLLKSGYGLTSKALNPSSFERQDVKLVLQVFNPYVAEALAARKGHTDFQHATATAEFIKIILRWWSIVNVKTPSKGFHHRNVYEEPMSNHTDDPKASFLSAFITWLDVWEFYRHDTGVLTQETLSALRLSAQSLLALVKYCVSELHFKYILLGKVQTDTLESRFGQYRQMAGGQYHISVRQLCETEGRIRLQNALPRMSNDELRGIEETDSVRDAGTSFSVHVSDADLDELRAQMPVIGYVELLWAPRYLLVTAVAFCSPTVEYQVL